A section of the Cololabis saira isolate AMF1-May2022 chromosome 16, fColSai1.1, whole genome shotgun sequence genome encodes:
- the LOC133462188 gene encoding ninein-like, whose translation MDGGEDEYEERLKELFHSFDGAGRGALDPDELSDLCQSLQLDDAAPVLLQTLLQGRDRLTATVDFNQFKNALILVLSSTAEPAPEEEEEEEEDDEETLQEPGSPEVQPKFVKGSKRYGRRSTPEFMACISGRSDDVNPDDEEDLEDNGDSAVPRKRERWNAHDTSTEEYEAEGQLQLWNPDEPSRGPAVPPPGRVQERLRDACEDLGINWDGCAARSDLLVLCDHLGLEPGVEALSLTDDGVVNVQEFVSSLINQYKPPTPSSSSTPYRQLKRHHSTQPFDEGGRRTSVLCSTIGTRLFSTLDDGSGHSAAESVLDAWMEEGVENSADILQALNFDLDGKLSLSELTAALENELLVTKSGVHRAALASFRAEIRHLLECVDREIREKEKIRSDLEKAEKQKIQLATEVDEHHSAIEHMNNLNLRKLEQEHREKLALVRTELLGELDLIQQQAALQRLELEEEISKIREDETFLRDHLSISVKENRRLEMELLDGAEKLLEAQTHISRLQTSLDDITREKFGELDPGSADFLLQEEKFRQLRAGYEAQCRELQDRIDELQAELRSFTALGRAPDPGPKPLSEELESKSPGTESDPGIGSEEVQPFAMSLEAEMMLEQLKEQHLQEVEDLQHQLESKINEFNEAAEKQQSAHEEQAAAAARQNQREVQALRDDMAGLHSFTQELQSQLEQAELERAELDKSRAEELQDRREEEAARLEEQMAALKAQQAAEMDKLTEEREELQQERAELQNRQEDAAARLLEAHAAELGRMEEQMAALKAQQAAEMDKLTEERAELQQERAELQQEREELQQERAELQNRQEEEAARLLEAHSAELKEEQAAEVEARLAEEREVLQQEREELQQKRAELQNRWEKEAARLLEAHAAELGKMEELKEEQAALVEARLAEEREELQQERAELQNWREEEAARLLEAHAADLGRLEEQMTALKAQRAAEMDKLTEEREELQQERAELQNQREEEATRLLEAHAADPGRMEELRNQQAADERAELQQEREELERRLLADWDRQKKALEENHEEILRARLEEATVRFEQERDGVEAALTERWREEKARLDEQSAETLQLLLEEEMLRLVREQEEKEGGMTECWERERAQLQDRLLGEREQFQRREERLREEWETERLQLEEDYEGMIRDRLEEEREKLRGEREQEERLMEEEREKLRGEREQEERRAERRMEEERERLEEIHRDAVKELRAKHAEERDELAAALDKLRDDISRERREVELSFVLRLREVEERFSSDQDSSAGRFQADVLRLERHYQSELASLSERHAEQTLLWESELATAVAAATEERAGLRRGWEEERAALAGEHAQDVEALRAESRLLQEQLEEAAGTAQRTDIQLSRQLNELHGRLQEQHTLRADAELLLARTVEDFRGERAELLARAEEMEAEREELTGKVEELEAKNAELEAKNTEVVEELEAKNAELEAKNAELEAKNAELVEELAAKNAELEAKNAELEAKNAELEAKNTELEAKRDELTAKVEELEAKNAELEAKNVELDARNDELDARNAELEAKNAELEAKNAELEAKVEELEAKNAELEAKNAELEAKNAELEAKNVELEAKNAELEAKNTELEAKNAELEAKNAELEAKRDELTAKVEELEAKDAELEATDAELEAKRDELLSVSENQVAEGIQQIQAERDDLTAKVSELEVKHAELEELLKQAALDFQLEREELIARASELEANHQELTAKVEELEAKVEELEVKHADLLAGSESRGAEGIRRIQAERDDLAAKVSELEAKNAELEELLKQAALDFQLEREELQENLTAAEAELRDERERGAEREQLRVKVEELRVEVCRLSAPARKPADEADEASDARQDGVEDARDAGGDGDAPDELAEALESRNHDDEPQNPPEGEHGQLREASAAGSRPEEAGNPGQRPADDAEANTREETECEGLLGVRASHAAAAAEEKLLLQQKISLLQQKTEILENLLAHHGDRVSAGRRALEENYGLKVQMLLLMEQLRQLEAAALASACENARLQEQNGDLERRVRSLEGGGDVVYGDEDGPAVLAGEVRRMRAENAELLRLLGEVERQDETPDGGETPVEAEAFLDLEEEDEDEEEEEDKPLQESCRRSERRNGELRRALAALQDRSQALDQTTRAQRSETSRLAEENGVLRQKISALKDGDLRDVQEELIQTLEHLKKEKFAAQKAEDHFKKQISELRSQSRQLQDENGLLVERQAENAADSDGLRRRLAALATEELPPEDESETAACVLALEAELTRSLEDAARLQTRNELLSRQLSDLGEKVKTAEESLQAVGRQSSRLRTDLRVLQQERDALKQEVAALQKQLQNANDKNQMLELALHSGGLQNQSQNKKLLREERSRLLEQTLLRQENERLQAEVRGVRADLLQAREKVRQLDAALLKHKQPGQRSLVRALEQENQALKQELQELQAQQDQTQLESLQQENEALKAQMARLSSQVLETFQAQLVGLLPPSPHRVPRHRGDDPDNGQQEDRERKMRLMEERMREIELSLHNVKLLLREKVSQLKEQLHKNGKADVLIQDLYVENTQLLRTLQVTEQRQSLAEKKNYLLEEKISSLNKIVRDLNPSHLNSPPYGYKSP comes from the exons ATGGACGGAGGGGAGGACGAGTACGAGGAGCGTCTGAAGGAACTCTTCCACAGCTTCGACGGCGCCGGCCGCGGCGCCCTGGACCCGGACGAGCTGTCCGACCTCTGCCAGTCGCTGCAGCTGGACGACGCGGCGCCGGTTCTGCTCCAGACGCTGCTGCAGGGCCGGGACCGGCTCACCGCCACG GTCGACTTCAACCAGTTCAAGAATGCTCTCATCCTGGTCCTGTCGTCGACCGCAGAGCCGGccccagaggaggaggaagaggaggaggaggatgatgaggagACCCTGCAGGAACCAG GGTCTCCGGAGGTGCAGCCGAAGTTCGTGAAGGGCAGCAAACGCTACGGCCGGCGCTCCACACCGGAGTTCATGGCGTGTATTTCGGGCCGCTCCGACGACGTAAACCCCGATGACGAGGAGGATCTGGAGGACAACGGTGACTCGGCCGTTCCCAGGAAGCGTGAG CGCTGGAACGCCCACGACACGAGCACGGAGGAGTACGAGGCTGAAG GTCAACTGCAGCTCTGGAACCCGGACGAGCCGTCCCGCGGACCGGCCGTCCCCCCACCGGGCCGTGTGCAGGAGAGACTTCGGGACGCCTGCGAGGACCTGGGGATAAACTGGGACGGATGCGCCGCTCGCTCCGATCTGCTGGTGCTCTGTGATCACCTGGGCCTGGAG CCCGGCGTGGAAGCTTTGAGTCTCACCGACGACGGAGTGGTGAACGTTCAGGAGTTTGTTTCCTCGCTCATCAACCAGTACAAACCGCCGACGCCATCGTCGTCGTCCACGCCGTACCGGCAGCTGAAGCGCCACCACTCCACCCAG CCGTTCGACGAGGGCGGCCGCCGGACGTCCGTGCTGTGCAGCACCATCGGGACGCGTCTCTTCTCCACGTTGGACGACGGCTCCGGACACTCGGCGGCCGAGAGCGTCCTGGACGCCTGGATGGAGGAGGGCGTGGAGAACAGCGCCGACATCCTGCAG GCTCTGAACTTTGACCTGGACGGGAAGCTGAGCCTCTCCGAGCTCACGGCGGCGTTGGAGAACGAGCTGCTGGTCACCAAGAGCGGCGTCCACCGGGCGGCGCTGGCGAGCTTCAGAGCCGAGATCAGACACCTCCT CGAGTGCGTCGACAGAGAGATCAGGGAGAAGGAGAAGATCCGGTCGGACCTGGAAAAAGCGGAGAAGCAGAAGATCCAGCTGGCCACCGAGGTGGACGAGCACCACTCCGCCATCGAGCACATGAACAACCTCAACCTCAG GAAGCTGGAGCAGGAGCACCGGGAGAAGCTGGCGCTGGTCCGGACTGAGCTGCTGGGAGAACTGGACCTGATCCAGCAGCAGGCGGCGCTGCAGAGACTCGAGCTGGAGGAGGAAATATCCAAGATCAGGGAGGACGAGACCTTCCTCCGGGaccatctctccatctctgtgaag GAGAACCGGCGTCTGGAGATGGAGCTGCTGGACGGAGCAGAGAAGCTGCTGGAGGCCCAGACTCACATCAGCCGGCTGCAGACCAGTCTGGATGACATCACCAGGGAGAAG TTCGGGGAGCTGGACCCGGGCAGCGCCGACttcctgctgcaggaggagaaatTCAGGCAGCTGAGGGCCGGATACGAGGCCCAGTGCAGG GAGCTGCAGGACCGTATAGACGAGCTGCAGGCGGAGCTGCGGTCCTTCACGGCCCTGGGCCGGGCCCCGGATCCGGGCCCCAAACCCCTCTCCGAGGAGCTGGAGAGCAAGAGCCCCGGCACCGAGTCGGACCCAG GCATCGGCTCGGAGGAGGTGCAGCCCTTCGCCATGAGCCTGGAGGCCGAGATGATGCTGGAGCAGCTGAAAGAGCAGCACCTGCAGGAGGTGGAGGACCTGCAGCACCAGCTGGAGAGCAAG ATCAATGAATTCAACGAGGCAGCGGAGAAGCAGCAGTCGGCCCACGAGGAGCAGGCGGCCGCCGCGGCCCGGCAGAACCAGCGGGAGGTCCAGGCCCTGAGGGACGACATGGCCGGCCTCCACAGCTTCACGCAGGAGCTCCAGAGCCAGCTAGAGCAGGCGGAGCTGGAGCGGGCGGAGCTGGATAAGAGCCGGGCTGAGGAGCTCCAGGACCGGCGGGAGGAGGAGGCGGCGAGGCTGGAGGAGCAGATGGCGGCCCTGAAGGCCCAGCAGGCCGCAGAGATGGACAAACTgacggaggagagggaggagctaCAGCAGGAGAGGGCGGAGCTTCAGAACCGACAGGAGGACGCGGCGGCGAGGCTGCTGGAGGCCCACGCCGCCGAGCTGGGGAGGATGGAGGAGCAGATGGCGGCCCTGAAGGCCCAGCAGGCCGCGGAGATGGACAAGCTGACGGAGGAGAGGGCGGAGCTTCAGCAGGAGAGGGCGGAGCTTCAGCAGGAGAGGGAGGAGCTACAGCAGGAGAGGGCGGAGCTCCAGAACcggcaggaggaggaggcggcaaGGCTGCTGGAGGCCCACAGCGCCGAGCTGAAGGAGGAGCAGGCGGCGGAGGTGGAGGCCCGGCTGGCGGAGGAGAGGGAGGTGCTACAGCAGGAAAGGGAGGAGCTACAGCAGAAGAGGGCGGAGCTTCAGAACCGATGGGAAAAGGAGGCGGCGAGGCTGCTGGAGGCCCATGCCGCCGAGCTGGGGAAGAtggaggagctgaaggaggagcaGGCGGCGCTGGTGGAGGCCCGGCTggcggaggagagggaggagctaCAGCAGGAGAGGGCGGAGCTTCAGAACTGGCGGGAGGAGGAGGCGGCGAGGCTGCTGGAGGCCCACGCCGCCGACCTGGGCAGGTTGGAGGAGCAGATGACGGCCCTGAAGGCCCAGCGGGCCGCGGAGATGGACAAGCTgacggaggagagggaggagcttCAGCAGGAGAGGGCAGAGCTTCAGAACCAGCGGGAGGAGGAGGCAACGAGGCTATTGGAGGCCCACGCCGCCGACCCGGGGAGGATGGAGGAGTTGAGGAACCAGCAGGCCGCAGATGAGAGGGCGGAGCTACAGCAGGAGAGGGAGGAGCTGGAGAGACGATTACTAGCCGACTGGGACAGACAGAAGAAGGCGTTGGAGGAAAACCACGAGGAGATTCTGAGGGCGAGGCTGGAGGAGGCGACGGTTCGGTTCGAGCAGGAGCGAGACGGAGTCGAGGCGGCGCTGACGGAGCGGTGGAGGGAGGAGAAGGCCCGGCTGGACGAGCAGAGCGCCGAGaccctgcagctgctgctggaggaggagatgcTGAGGCTGGTGAGGgagcaggaggagaaggagggcgGCATGACGGAGTGCTGGGAGCGCGAGCGGGCGCAGCTTCAGGACCGGCTGCTCGGAGAGAGGGAGCAGTTCCAGCGGAGGGAGGAGAGGCTGAGGGAGGAGTGGGAGACGGAGAGgctgcagctggaggaggaCTACGAGGGGATGATCCGGGAccggctggaggaggagagggagaagctccggggagagagggagcaggaggagaggctgatggaggaggagagggagaagctccggggagagagggagcaggaggagaggagggcgGAGAGgcggatggaggaggagagggagcgtCTGGAGGAGATCCATCGAGACGCCGTGAAGGAGCTGAGGGCCAAACACGCAGAGGAGAGGGACGAGCTGGCGGCGGCACTGGACAAGCTACGAGACGACATCAGCCGAGAGAGGCGA GAAGTTGAGCTGAGCTTCGTGCTGAGACTGCGCGAGGTGGAGGAGCGGTTCTCGTCCGACCAGGACTCGTCCGCCGGGCGTTTCCAGGCCGACGTGCTGCGGCTGGAGCGGCACTACCAGAGCGAGCTGGCGTCTCTGTCGGAGCGGCACGCCGAGCAGACGCTGCTCTGGGAGTCGGAGCTGGCAACGGCCGTCGCCGCGGCGACGGAGGAGAGGGCGGGGCTCCGGCGGggctgggaggaggagcgggcgGCGCTGGCGGGCGAACACGCCCAGGACGTGGAGGCCCTGCGGGCAGAGAGCCGGCTCCTGCAGGAGCAGCTGGAGGAGGCCGCCGGCACCGCCCAGAGGACGGATATCCAGCTCAGCCGGCAGCTCAACGAGCTGCATGGACGCCTGCAGGAGCAGCACACGCTCCGGGCCGACGCCGAGCTGCTGCTGGCCCGCACGGTGGAGGACTTCAGGGGGGAGAGGGCGGAGCTGCTGGCCAGGGCCGAGGAGATGGAGGCGGAGCGGGAAGAGCTGACGGGGAAggtggaagagctggaggcGAAAAACGCAGAGCTGGAGGCAAAGAACactgaggtggtggaggagctggaggcgAAGAACGCCGAGCTGGAGGCGAAGAACGCCGAGCTGGAGGCGAAGAACGCTGAGCTGGTGGAAGAACTGGCGGCGAAAAACGCCGAGTTGGAGGCGAAAAACGCCGAGCTGGAGGCGAAGAACGCCGAGCTGGAGGCGaaaaacacagagctggagGCAAAGCGGGACGAGCTGACGGCGAAGGTTGAAGAGCTGGAGGCAAAGAATGCTGAGCTGGAGGCGAAAAATGTCGAGCTGGATGCGAGGAACGACGAGCTGGATGCGAGGAACGCCGAGCTGGAGGCAAAGAACGCCGAGCTGGAGGCGAAGAACGCCGAGCTGGAGGCGAaggtggaggagctggaggcaAAGAACGCCGAGCTGGAGGCAAAGAACGCCGAGCTGGAGGCGAAAAACGCCGAGCTGGAGGCGAAGAACGTCGAGCTGGAGGCGAAAAACGCAGAGCTGGAGGCGaaaaacacagagctggagGCGAAAAACGCAGAGCTGGAGGCGAAAAACGCAGAGCTGGAGGCAAAGCGGGACGAGCTGACGGCGAaggtggaggagctggaggcgAAGGACGCCGAACTGGAGGCGACGGACGCCGAGCTGGAGGCGAAGCGGGACGAGCTGCTCTCCGTCTCCGAGAACCAGGTCGCCGAGGGGATCCAGCAGATCCAGGCGGAGCGGGACGACCTGACGGCGAAAGTCTCGGAGCTGGAGGTGAAGCACGccgagctggaggagctgctcaaGCAGGCGGCGCTGGACTTCCAGCTGGAGCGGGAGGAGCTCATCGCCAGGGCCTCGGAGCTGGAGGCGAACCACCAAGAGCTGACGGCCAaggtggaggagctggaggcgaaggtggaggagctggaggtgaAGCATGCAGACCTGCTAGCCGGCTCCGAGAGCCGGGGCGCCGAGGGGATCCGGCGGATCCAGGCGGAGCGGGACGACCTGGCGGCAAAAGTCTCGGAGCTGGAGGCGAAGAACGccgagctggaggagctgctcaaGCAGGCGGCGCTGGACTTCCAGCTGGAGCgcgaggagctgcaggagaacCTGACGGCTGCCGAGGCCGAGCTGAGGGACGAGCGAGAGAGAGGTGCAGAGAGAGAGCAGCTCAGGGTCAAGGTGGAGGAGCTGCGGGTGGAAGTCTGTCGACTCTCGGCTCCAGCAAGAAAACCGGCGGATGAAGCCGACGAGGCGTCAGACGCTCGTCAAGACGGCGTCGAAGATGCTCGTGATGCCGGAGGAGACGGAGACGCTCCCGACGAGCTGGCCGAAGCTCTTGAGTCCCGTAACCATGACGACGAACCGCAGAACCCGCCGGAGGGGGAGCATGGGCAGCTTCGCGAGGCCTCGGCTGCAGGTTCGAGGCCGGAGGAGGCCGGTAACCCCGGGCAACGGCCGGCGGACGACGCCGAGGCAAACACGAGGGAGGAAACGGAGTGCGAGGGCCTCCTGGGAGTCCGGGCGTCGCACGCCGCCGCGGCGgcggaggagaagctgctgctgcagcagaagATCTCGCTGCTGCAGCAGAAGACGGAGATCCTGGAGAACCTGCTGGCTCACCACGGCGACCGCGTCTCGGCGGGCCGGCGGGCCCTGGAGGAGAACTACGGCCTGAAGGTgcagatgctgctgctgatggagCAGCTGCGCCAGCTAGAGGCGGCGGCGCTGGCGTCCGCCTGCGAGAACGCCCGGCTGCAGGAGCAGAACGGCGACCTGGAGAGGCGGGTGCGGAGCCTGGAGGGCGGCGGGGACGTCGTCTACGGGGACGAAGACGGGCCCGCCGTCCTGGCCGGGGAGGTCCGGAGGATGAGGGCGGAGAACGCCgagctgctgcggctgctgGGCGAGGTGGAGCGGCAGGACGAGACCCCTGACGGGGGGGAAACCCCCGTCGAGGCCGAagccttcctggacctggaggaggaggacgaggatgaggaggaggaggaagacaagCCCCTCCAGGAGTCCTGCCGCAGGTCAGAGCGGCGCAACGGCGAGCTGCGGCGAGCCCTGGCCGCGCTGCAGGACCGGTCGCAGGCCTTAGACCAGACGACTCGCGCTCAGAG GTCCGAGACCAGCCGCCTGGCCGAGGAGAACGGCGTCCTGAGGCAGAAGATCTCGGCGCTGAAGGACGGAGACCTGAGAGACGTCCAGGAGGAGCTGAT ACAAACGTTGGAGCACTTGAAGAAGGAGAAGTTTGCAGCACAAAAGGCGGAGGATCATTTTAAGAAGCAG ATTTCCGAGCTGCGTTCTCAGAGCCGGCAGCTGCAGGACGAGAACGGGCTGCTGGTGGAGAGACAGGCGGAGAACGCCGCCGACTCGGACGGCCTGCGGCGACGGCTGGCGGCGCTGGCGACGGAGGAGCTTCCCCCCGAGGACGAGAGCGAG ACGGCGGCCTGTGTGTTGGCCCTGGAGGCGGAGCTGACCCGGTCCCTGGAGGACGCCGCGCGGCTGCAGACGAGGAATGAGCTGCTCTCCCGGCAGCTCTCTGACCTCGGGGAGAAG GTGAAGACGGCGGAGGAAAGCCTGCAGGCCGTCGGCCGGCAGAGCTCCCGTCTCAGGACCGACCTGCGTGTCCTGCAGCAGGAGAGAGACGCTCTGAAGCAGGAagttgcagcgctgcagaagCAGCTGCAGAACGCCAACGACAAG AACCAGATGCTGGAGCTGGCGCTGCACTCCGGCGGCCTGCAGAACCAGAGCCAGAACAAGAAGCTGCTGCGGGAGGAACGGTCCCGGCTGCTGGAGCAGACGCTGCTGCGGCAGGAGAACGAGCGGCTGCAGGCCGAGGTCCGGGGCGTCCGGGCCGACCTGCTGCAGGCCCGGGAGAAG GTCCGGCAGCTGGACGCCGCCCTGCTGAAGCACAAGCAGCCGGGCCAGCGCAGCCTGGTCCGGGCGCTGGAGCAGGAGAACCAGGCGCTgaagcaggagctgcaggagctgcaggcccAGCAGGACCAGACCCAG ctggagagcctTCAGCAGGAGAACGAGGCGCTGAAAGCCCAGATGGCCCGGCTGTCGTCTCAGGTGCTGGAG ACGTTTCAGGCCCAGCTGGTGGGACTGCTGCCGCCGTCGCCTCACCGGGTTCCCCGACACCGCGGTGACGATCCGGACAACGGGCAG CAGGAGGACAGAGAGAGGAAGATGAGGCTCATGGAGGAGCGGATGAGGGAGATCGAGCTGTCGCTGCACAACGTCAAGCTGCTGCTCCGGGAGAAGGTGTCGCAGCTGAAGGAGCAG